The genome window CAAACGAGGACAGGGAATTTGTTCAAAGCGCTGGTTgacctcccctcccttcccctcctctgttTTTGGCAAGCTGTAAACCTGAGCTCTGCACTTTTCTTGACTGGAGTAACAGTTGGTCAGATGTAGTTGAACCATACGTGGAAGGCACAGTGGGATGTTTCTGGGGAGAAGAAATGAGTAAAAGTCAGGTCTTCTCTTTGTGAGTTTAATGTGAGGGATAAGAAAACTTCTGGTTAGAAGGTTATGTAAGCATCGTAAGAGAAATGTTGACAGTCTCCCACTGGGATAGAAAGGAGAGAACCCTCCAGAGGACTCAGGAAAGGTTTCATGGGACAAGTGACTTCATTTGGGTACTCTCCTCCCTTAGAGGATTTGCGTATTTGCCCCATCATTcagtacactttttttttttttgaggaagattagctttgagctaactgctgccaatcctcctctttttgctgaggaagactggccctgagctaacatcgtgcccatcttcctctaccttatatgtgggatgcctaccacatcatggcttgccaagtggtgccatgtccgcacccgggatccaaaccggcgaactccaggccaccgagaagcagaacgtgcgaacttaaccgctgtgccactgggccggccctccgTACGTTTTTGTAGAGTGCCCACTGTGTGACAGACAGCATGGTGCTGGGGACGCAGTAGGGATAAAACCAGGTAATTGCTGGCCCGCATGGAGCTCAGCCAAAGCCACAGGGAGTCGGCGGCCCCAGCTTTCTGCTGGTTTTTCTCTGTCAACGAGTCACCACGGAGCTGCTTCTCCTTTGTATGGCTGTGTGTGAGGCACTGTGCGAGAGCTAGGGGAGTGGCTTACGTCACTCAGGCCTCCTCTCTTCCAAAGGGACACACGTCTGTCCTTGAAGGGAGACAACAGGGAGACACGTGAAAAATTAACTCGTAACTGTCAAACTCATGGGGGAAGGGGTCATCCAGTAAAACTGTCCACAGTGGTCCAGACGAGAGGGAGATGGCTCTGGAGGAGTGGCCATAGGGAGGTTCCTGGAGGGGTGAGCTTTGTGCTGGGGCGCTGCAAGGTGCCTGGACTTGTCATCCGTCTTGAGGAGGGAATTCTACCTGGGAGGAAATCAAGAAGAGAAATTGCCACTGGCCCCTCCTCTAGGATGAGACAGGAGTGCGCACGAGTTTGGGATGTACTGGTTTGCCAGAGTAGAGAGTTTgtgctggagaggaggaagcagaccTCTGAAAAGGTGGCTGAAGACTAGATTGTGGAGAGCCTTGAAAGCGGGGCCCAGAAGTTtacaattttacaattttatcCTGATGTGGCAGTGATGCTCGACCTGGCGGTTCTTGATCTGGTTAAATAGTGTATCGGATTTCCTGAGAATGCAGCTGGATTATAGGAAGAGTGACCAGGAGGGATGGAAGCCAGTGAAGAGCCGAGCCATTTGCGCGATTCTAAGAATGAGGGCTGAGAGTGTGAACTAGGATCATAGCAGCGACAGTAGGCGATGGTTTCAGAcatttatgaaaaagaaacattgaTTGATTACATCTCAAGGCCAGGCGTGGGACATTGTCAAAGATAACATAGGTTTGAAAGCTGGGTGATGGcatctttgagaaaaataaagttagggAGGGCAACACGGGGTTATTTCTGACAGCGAGAGAGAATGGTGCATGTGGTGTCTTCTCTGTTGCTATTGAGAAACCATAACTTGAACTTAAATTAGCCTGGGGTGATTTCCACTAAAATATAAGGGGTCTGCCCTGTCCTGTGTAGTGTTCTCTCCCTGGTCTGGCCCATAGGGAGCACTAAGTAAATGAGCCAGCGGGGTTGAGCTCAGCTTTAAACTTGTTGCTCTGGAAGGGGAGTATCCAGTCGGCAGTTGGAAGTTTTGACCTGGAGCTTGAGAAGAAGGGAACGGTCCTCACATGCACTTTAGAAACCGCTCACATAGTGGAAGGGCCAAGAGTGTGTGGGGTCTCCAAAGGCAATACGGAAGAGTACAGGGCTAGGGACTTGCTTCTGGAGAACTCTTGGCGCTGAGAGAttgggaggcaggaggatgcTTAGGCAGATGGATGGGGCGAGACCCAGAAGAGGGTTGTGCAGGGGACTGGCTTTGAAATCGAGGAGATGGCCAGTGGCTTCGGGTTCCAGGGAGAGGTCGAGGAGAATCCCTGAGAAGCCGAGAGCCCAGGAGCCCTGAGGAAACCCCTGGACGTGGTCTCTTATGCAAATAGGAACATACTGCGCAGGCAGCGAATGTCGCTGCAGGGAATTTCTTTTCTGTTAGTGATCCAGTGGTGGGCTTTTTGTCGTTGGATGCCTTACAGAGCACAATCCTTGTGGACGGACCTGAGGGCCAGAGCTCAGGACCCTTTATCTGAAAGAACATCTGCCTGACCCCGTGGCCGCAGCCCCGTTGACAGCAGCTGGTAGAGGGGCTATTTGCTAAGGCCCTTCTCAGGCTGAAACGTCTCTAGCTGAGGACCCGGACCCAGCCATTTTCTAGGCAATAGGCCCACATGCATTTGTTTCATTGAGAAACTGTGTTGTGCTTTCGGCTTCAGCTAGCACCGAGGAGTCTGGGGCATGCAGGGCGGGAAGCCTGGCAGGCTCCAACACACCATGGTCTGGACTGAATTCCCACAGCTGTGCTGCGTGTCACCATCCTCCGTGGGATGCCCAACACCTGGTggtcctctctcctttctttcggATGCCTGCTGCTGTTGGCCAAGGCTGAGAAgtgcctctccctccctgtctcacTGCTCACAGCATTAGGGTGGTACTGCCAGCCACCAGGGAACTCTGGAATCTAcgctggaggcagagggagggagtgcACAGAATCAGTGTCTTCCGAGGGAGGGGCTCTGTAGAATTAGTGTCTTATCTGAAGTTCTAGGACTCCTGTGAGTCTCTGAGTGAAAAAATCACCAAGGCCCCGCTGCCTGCCAGGACAGGGGAATGTCATCATTGGCTCAGGGCCCTGCGAGGATTTTACTCACCTCTTACACCATTTCCacttcctcccccaacccagccaACTTagttaacttttatttcttttatgttgGTTTTGTTCTACCCAGAGACTTCCTTTTCTCACGACCCCCcagtgtattttgtttttgttttcattttccctttctattttgttttgacACTTTTCCAAGTTAGCCTGAATACGCAACTTGCTAGCAAAACTGGATTATTCAAGAActgcctttgcttttttttttttttttaacttttacttgGCTTTAAGCATGATATCATTGGGCAATATTGAAACCCCTCTTTTGAACAAAGCATTGGACTTTGGGGAGCTGGAAGCCACCTTCGGTTGCAGGATTGATTTTCTGGTTTCCATGGAAAGCAACCCACATTTTGATTTGTTGCCTGTCAGCGTCGCTTTCTTCTGCTCAGGCCTCAGCAGCATCTTGGGCAAGCAGCTTCGGTAGAAATGCTCTCAAATCCTGCTCCAGTCATTTGCTTCCTGGATATCCCTTGTATGTGTTTAAGTTTTTGTTAGATGTGAATGCAAATGCTTAATGGTGTAGAAACTCGACTTTAACGATGAAAGAGCAGTAAACACTACATATGGTACCCATCTAGTGAAATGCAGAAGGGTAAAATACTGCAGTGTTTttgaacacatttttattatctgttCTTTACTCATTGCTTATCTGCTTGCCCCTTTTCCACAGGGTTTGATTGAACATTATGCAAAACACACCTCTAAAAAGATCTTGCCTATTTTCTGCTTTGCCTTTTTGTAGAGTTGTTGGCTACCAATGGGTTGTTAGTTCCGATCCCCCGGGGAACATGGGAGGTTAAGTCAGTTGTGAACATTAAGCAGATTTATTTGATGTTTGAAGAGTTAAACTCTTTATATAGGGCTAACCTAGGGGGTGTTATGTTCTTGCAGATCCCTCATATTTACATAATTGCCCTATGCTCAGAATAGTTATTTACAACAGATGACTGAGAAATCAGAGTGAAATGGCTATCAGTGGTGCAGATAAGAAGACCGAAGCGGAGACTGGAGAATGATCAGGATTCTCAAGGCATTGGCAGGCTCTGGCTGCAAGCTCCTTTTGCCTATtgggaattttctttcttctctccactttctccctccctgtccctctctgTTACTCGTCTAAGTCCAAATTGGAAAAATGAGAAGAGGTCAAGACTGGGTTCATCCATTAAATTTTGTCTAAACTAGCATACTCGTAGTGTATGGTCATCCATTTTCACTTTGATAGGCATTGATTAATGGCCAGTTAGATTAAGGAATTAATTTGTTAGAACTATTTAAGTGTCCACTTTATTGAGCCTGTGCCATGTGGGCAGGTACTGTGTATGGTGAATGCTTTCAGTAAGTTTTCTGTAATGCTTGGAGCCACTCTGCAGGGGTAGGTCTGTGAGCTCTGATTTACTGTTGAGGAAATCAGGACTTGGGTTAAGTCATTAGTACAAAATCACATAACTGGTCAGTTACAGCACCAGGATTCTAATCCGGGAGGGGTGGTCTTCAGGCCTGGTGCCCTGTGCCGTTATACCGTATTACTTCTCATGGGCTGGACAAGGTTTCAAACAGATGAAATAACAAAATTGTAATAAGACAGCAGCAACCAAATGATCTCTAGATAGTAATTTTAATAgctatttaatatttaatgtggTATGCATTTCTCATTTACTCTTCGTAACAACTCCATGAGATAATCTActgttctttcttttgaggaagattagccttgagctaacatctgctgccagtcctcctctttttgctgagggcggctggtcctgagctaacgtctgtgcccatcttcctttattttctctgggacacctgccacaagacggcttgataagtggtgtgttaggtctgcacccaggatcccagctggtgaaccccgggccagtgAAGCGgagctgctgtgccaccgggccgtccccgatttttttttaaactggtgGAGAAACTTTGCCCAATGTCACCCTTACAGTAAATCAGAAAACTGGAATTTAGACCCAGTCAGCATGATTCTGAGCCCATGTTCCTGAAGCTGTCTGAACCCCTTTTGGAGACTACAGTCATGTatcacataatgatgtttcggtcaatgacagaccgtgtatatgacagtggtcccataagattagtaccgtgtagcctaggtgtgcagtaggctgtaccatctaggtttgtgtgagtacactatatgatgttcgcacaacaatgaaatcgtCTAActgtgcatttctcagaacatatccctgtcgtttATCGACATATGACTGTATAGGGAATGAAAACTACTCATAGGGccatcatgaggattaaatgatggGGAGACGCTTCCATACAACATCGAGGGCAGACACACAATGACTGCAAAATGGCTTCCTTTCATGGGTGTCTCCAGTGCTTTTGGTGTGTACTTTTACTAGTGATGCTGAGGGTCAGGGTGAGGCATCCCGGCTCTTCTGGTTGTCAGGATGGAAAGGGACACCCAGTTATTTGTGGAGCCATCGCCACCTACTGGTTGGTCCCCGCTCACTCCGACCAGCTCATCTTTGATATTGGCATGTGTTGTCTTCCCGAGGTTTCTtgcctcctttctcattttctaaatataaaatacgtgcctttttttgtaaaaatacattttttgggGGTGAAAAAGCTGATGAGAAAACGAGTTTGGTATTTTCCCAAGAGCGTCACTGTTTGGCCTCTGTACAGGAGCATATTGGCGGCCAACTTATTGAGTTCAGAGTTCCACCCGCAGTGGGGCTGGGCAGAGTTGAAAAAGTCACGTGTCTGTGCTTGCACAGATTGTTCTGCTCAGGCATCCTTTGTAAGCTTCAGTTTAGATTTGTGGCCATCAGGGTCCTCTGGGCACTTGTCTGATGCCTTCGGGTACCAGATGGTGTCACTGTCTCCTAGTCCAAGCCTGAATTTTTAGGTCTGCCTCAGATCAGGCAAGTCAGAAGTTTGTCAGCAAAACCCTTTGCTGTTTTGGAGAAATTCCTGTCTTAACTCACTCTGCCCTCTCTCTTACCCTTTTTCCTCACAGCCAGCCACCCTTCTGGGACCCGTGGGTGCTGAGGGAGATAGCCCTGGATCCAGGGAGAGTTCTTGCCTTTTCTGGCCGACCCAGGCCTGCAATCTTAAGACTTGGATATTTTTGCGTATTGCCGGAGGATTGTTAGAATCTCTCAGAGCCAGCCTGGGAAACAAAGTCTCTTAAAGAATGCCTTGGAATTACTCTTAACTTCCCAAAAAGGAGTTGTGCAGTCCAGAAGTTTAATGCTTGAGCTTTGATTGATTATAGGACACTCGTAAACTGTATACGTTGCCATGTTTCAGCGATTGTTTTAAAAAGGACTCAATGATTAGTACTCCTAGGTAGaattagattttaaatatttaggtaaACATGCAATTTAGCATAATCTCTAGATTGTGGTTTTTAAATCTCATAGGATtaggttttaaattttatctttctgaTGTAGAAATATGCACATGAACTACTGGAGCCAAAACAGGATGATGGGGAAACTCAGATATAccaaatgtttgtttttgttttgttagtcCAGTTGTGAAATTCTTCTGTGGGAATGGTGGTTCACCTCTGGAAAGCGGTCAAAAAAAATTGCCCGGGATGGGCATAGAGCTGGGCCCAGAATGAAcctttgaaagggaaaaaaatgaaaagcagcgACTCAGAATTCATCTAGAAGGATGGGATGTCCTTATCCTTTGGGATAGTGGAATTGAGTCATGACTTCCATTTGTTGATTCGCAGAAATTAAAGGCAGAATTCTCATCAGGTGGTGTTTTTTGGTACATTCTGTTGTATCTGTCTAAAACACAATTCTGCGTTATTCACCTGCTTAAAATCGTTCAGCAAGTCCCCTCCCCCTCAAAACAGCGTCAAAGCCCCTCGCCACCACACATGTCTGTCCTCTTGCTACATCCTGCACACCAGCTGGAGCCGTTCAGAATTCCGTGTAGTGCCTCAAAGGTACGATAGACGTATTAACACTTTCCAGAAGGTTCTTAATGTTTGTCGCGTACCAGTGAGAAGGTCTCTGGGTCATTTGGTTGAACTCTGGCCTAGGGAGGTGGAGTTTTGTGTATAAGGTGTCCGAGACCTCTGAATAAAATCTGGAATGGTGTTGGCTAATAATAGCttccatttattgagttcttagaGACATGCCAGGGATTACACACACAACTCAGATCCACATTTCAACCAGTTCTTACAACAACACTCCTTTCAGCAGACCAGAGGACTGAGAGTCAGGGAAGGTCAGCTTTGTCCGGGGTCGCGGGCCGGGTTCATGTCTCCTGGACTGAGCTGACACTGGTTTTCCTTTGTTGacttgataattaaaaaaaaaaaatttatggatTGCTTATTCGACCGGGGGAGTGAATATGACAAGAATGCCTTCATGTTTATTTCTGGAAGAATGTTTCTTGTCCTAATAATAATATCCCCTTACAATAATATGCACTTACAAAATCCGGACGTTTTTATCTTGGCTTTCCTGTCTGGCTCCTGGAGTACGTGATGCTGGGGAGGAAACTCTGGCCCCTAACTCCACGCTCTTCACCTGGTTGCTATGGACGCTGAACAGCTCAGGGGCGCCCTCTGGTGGTGGTTAGCCCGCGAGTGTGACTTCATTTAAGAACTATTTGTTGACCCAGTTCAAGGAGTCTGAGGAATATGAGCATAAACCCGAGGTGGTCTCCGCCGTGAAGAGATGCTCAGATTTATGTGCATGTTGCTGTAACACAAGGTGGGGATTGGTGAGCTAGGAAAGGGAACAAAGGAAATGCGTAGTTCTTTACAGGTCAGAGAGTCTAATTGCAGCCGGGGAGTTAGGGAGAGCTGCGTGAAGATGTGGCGTTTCTCTGGCTCTGCAGGGATGCATGGGGTTTGGCTTTGTGGTGACCCAGGGATGGGTGGGAAGAGGATCAGCATCTCTGCTGGAGGGAACCGTGCCAGCAAAGGCCTGCTGGGGAGGAAGGCGAGAGGAAGTGTGGAAACATGGGGAGCGGTAAGTGTTCATTCCCGTGTAAGCGGAGGATAGCATCTGTGCAATGGAAGAGTTCCCTTAGGATCAGAGTGGCATTTCCCAGCCTTGGCGGCAATGAGGATGACGGTTGGCAGAGGGAAGAAAGCTGAACAAGAAGGTCATCTGGATGATTATTGCCATGTGTTGGTCATGGCTCCAGGGTGGAAAGTCACTGAGAAGTGGCCGGAAGCAGATCGCAGGTCCTTCCCCAGCCGCCGCCACTGCCGTGAGTGCTCAGAGTCTCACAGAGGTTGCCCCCGGCCAGTTCACCCTCTCCTTACGAAATGCCTCTTCCAGACCCCAGTGTGGTCGACTGCAGGAGGGGCCACAGGGCTCAGCTCCTTCAGCCTGGTCCACAGGCCGGCTTACGGTCCACACATTTGGCTCATGCAGGGGGGCTTCCATGGCCCCTTTCCCAACTCCAGTTGGGAGGAAGGGCAGACCagtgagaaagaagaaggaaaacatttgAGTCTTCATTTCCAGCAGaactcctccagcccctgcccacctgctcccgtgtctgcctctctcccctaGAGACAAGCTGAGACCCATGCACTGCACTGGGCTCGTGGgagaagaaatctgaaaaaagCCAAGCTTGAACTTGTTTCCCAGACTCAGAACTGCAGCCTTTTCATTCTGCACTCTGAAAGCTCACCCTGCCTCTTACGCCGGCACTGACCTCCAGGAAAGGCCAGGCTGGGCATCTTGTGTTGGCTCTTGTTGTGGGCATAGTGGGAATGGACGGGCAGAGGGAagggctggtgggaggagggcaggcaaAGGGAGAGACCATGGAGGTCGGATCAGTAACACAAAGGAAAGAGCCACCCAGGGTCTGGGCACTGGTGGCCTTTGCCTTCTTGAGTCACCACTTAGATATCTAGCCGAtgtctcaaactcaacatgtctcAAACGGAAGTCCCGATCTTATCTCCTGTCCTGCTCTACTAACGCTAAACTCTTAGTTGCTCAGGCCAGAAACCTTAGAGCCATCCTTGATTCCTCCTATCCAGTCCTTCAGGAGATCCCAGAGCTTTACCTTCTAAATGTATCCTGATTCATCTGCCCTCCCACCTCTGCGTCACCCAGCCTGGGCTACACCATGTCTCACCGGTACTACTGTAATAGCTGCCTCCCCAagtctttctttgtctgcttCAGTCTGTTCTAAACTCATTAGCCAGAGCGATCTTTTGAAAACATGAGTCAAAtcttgtcacttctctgctcaaaagaATCCTTACGATGGCCTTCACGTTCTCACACCCCCTGCCCGCCCCTCTCCTGTGTGTCCTCACTGTCACTCACTCCCCTCCGGCCACACCGGCTCCTTCCCTATTCCTCAGACCCATCGGGCAGACTCCTGCCTTAGGGCTTTGCATgagcctttctctcttctcccacatGTCCACAGGGCTCCCCTCCTGACTGTAATCTCACCCGAAGGAGGCAGGAGGCGGTCGCCTGTTTGGTTTGGTGTCATGGAGATTGTTCATGGTTTAGGGCAGAGGAACATCCTTTTATGGAAGCATATAGGCCTTCTTGTCTACTGATTAACTAGAGTGAAACTGCTATCGGCTTTTAAAGACAATTGGGGCCACGTAAAAATGTGCATGGTACATTTCAGGTTTCAGCCAAGGGGCACATTTCTCCGTGGGGCAACAGTCAGGCTGGCTGCGATGGGTTCACTGACTTTCCATGTGCAAGGTTTGTAATTCTCCCTTCAGGGCGGGTAGCAAGGCGTTCTTACTTACAAGATCAATGCAGTAGTGTGTAAGGCATGTTTGGTGTAATTTGTTATCCTATATATATTATCGTTTCATAATTCTGAGCCTTAATTATGCACTTAtacctaaaatatataaacatatgatGCCGccagaatttttctattttagtggatttatttattctttggatTTTCACTCTCCTTATTTTCACATTAATTTTCAGAAGATTTTGCTATAAAAAAGTTAAGTATCATAATTTGATTGATAGAACATAGGTGTTGAGATCAGAggacattattttcatttgaactgTATGCTACTATCCGTATTAGCATGGGAgaattgtttaatttttgtttctccatcttgCTGTCTGTAAAGTGAAGGTGCTAGTTCTTCTGTTTGCAGGGTTGTGGCTGGGACCAGGTGTGATCGTAGACCCGCACGCGCCATGTCTGAAGCACTGGCTCATTGTTGGCCGCCACTTAGAACAGCATTTCCTGTTGGACGCCTTAGAGTACAACAGTGTTTTGGATCCATTTAGGGATTCAGGAAAACATCATTGATGGCTTTGAAACCGAAACTCCTGCTTGTAGCTGACAGCTAGCCACTGGacctggctttttaaaaaattgtggttgAAGAcacttcttcattcttttgcagtaTCTGTCCCCTCGCACCCATTCCAGAGTCCATGGGAGGACACCCTGTGTTCTTTGCTCCCTTCGCCCTAGCCCCCGTTCACTTAGGTGTTTGCTATTGATTGATTTCTTGGGCAGAAACCAAGATGGAGCTTGTCTTCCCTCTGGGGGCTTGTTCATGGAAGAACTCTCCACTTCTTCTGTTTAGTCCAGATTTGATTTAGTTCAACGTTTTTTCGGcttctgccatgtgccaggcactttgccaGACCTGGGGAtttaaaactagaaaagaagTGGTTCTAGCTCTTGCAGAGGATAGACAGAAACCATGATTACCTTTTATTAGGGTGCATTTTATGAGGGCAGTATGTCTGCAGCGCTGCTGGGGTGCTGAGGGCATGAGAGGCGGGGAAGGTGGCGGTCCTGGGTGTGAGCCCGTTTGGATGGGGAACCTGCCTCCTACCCTTGCCCTGTTCCCCGATCACCATTCCAGCTGGTGCCATAGAGCTGGTCAGAGAATCGGTAAGCGCACACTCTGGACTTTCTAGGGAAGACCCATGTCAGATGCTCTGCTCTTGTCAGGCACTGCATCTCACttttggtttggaaaataaaGTGGCCATACAGGGACAGGGAAGCATAAAACGGCGTCTTAGTTATCTTGAAGCATTGGCCAGGTTTGTGGGGGGACAGCGGATCAGGGATGAGGTCAGCACCAAGAGATGTGCCTTGGGGTCTCTAGCagttggatgcctgccacatgGACCCGCGGAGGACTTCCAGCCTGTTGCTCAGCCAGCTTTCTTCCTCCCAGCTCTCGCCCCTCATGAGTTTTTTCTTCTATCTCATTAAATATAACATATGTGCATGGACCACCCACTGTGTGTCGCACGCGGGCCCCAGATAGCTACAGGGGTGTAGGGAAGGAGACGTATGCGGCTCTCCAGCAGCTTCTCTTATTGGGGAGGACACACTCAGTTGAATTATAGAATGAACAACTACAACTGAATATGGGGGAAGGGACCCTAGAGGGATTGTCATCTGTCCCCTTCACTTTGCTGATCTGGAGTCCAAGCCCAGCAAGGCTTTATGGCCCTGCCCAGGCGTTACAGCAAGTTGTTCTTCTCCTGTACGCCACTGACCACCCCTCCtccagaaaaactgaaaagccTGCAGAGACAGGgtcttgctcctccctccctccctccctccctccctccctccctccctccttccttccctccctccttctcttgctTCTGGCACTTCCTCTCAGGTGCTGTGCTGCTGCTGGGGTTAGAgcagctggggctgggcagaggaCATCCTTGTCCTCAGTCACACGTGCTCTGGAGAGCCAGTAACAAACCAGTAAACCGTGCAGCACCGATAAAGCAGGGAAGTGTCGGGGGTGGGATTGCGGGTTGAAGCAGGGTGGCCAGGAGGTCAGGCCTCTGAGCAGGTGACAGTTGAGGAGAGACCTGAGAGGATGTGAATAGGATGAAGCCCCAGGGCTCTCGTGTAAGGAGCGAGGGGACCAGGACTGGTAGCGTGGCAGGATAAGGAGCATGGCTCCGTGCTCTAGACACTTCTCATCACTGATGCAGGGCCAGGGGTCTGCACATTTCTGGTGTGTATTAACTTGGCGAGGCTGAAGGAAGCGATAAAGGCCCTGGGTCTGGTGCCCAGGTGCTCACTGTGGGTGAAGTGGGTCTTTAGACCAACCTGGCAGTGGTGGGAAGCATGCCATGTGACCCGAAACTCAAGGTGTGACTGGTGGTGACCAGAGTCAGGTTGTGGGGCTCCTCTGCTTTTGTCCCAGGTGACACAGAACAAGGCGGACATtcgtctctctcctctcctcccccaggggCTTTCACAAAGCTTCCGAAGAGTGTCCAGTGAGGGGGGGAAGTGGACTGAGAAGGATGGCACGTGTTCGCGTGCCGTACCTGCACGGCCACGTGGGCCTCCGCCACCATGCACGACACCTGAGCAGAAAAGAGCACAAAGGAGCCTTGGCTTTCTCTTTCAGACAACCCGTTCGAGGACACCAACCTGAAGGACGCCTATCTCATTCCGAGAAGCATCATGGCTGAGCCAGACTACATAGAAGATGACAATCCTGAACTAATTAGGCCTCAGAAACTAGTCAATCCTGTCAAAATGTCCCGGAACCATCAAGATCTTCACAGAGAGCTGCTCATGAATCAAAAAAGGTAGGATGGTTGCTTGAACAGAGTTTTCCTTAGCGGACTTTGAAGGGAACcagatttaattttaatgacatttgCAAAGGTTTCGTGGGGTTTTTCATTTCATGGCCGTCTGCAGGGCTTCCCTGCTCCTCCCGGCATTCCTGAGCCTGGGCGTCCCCCTCCGCCCAGAGAAGTGCCGGCTGCAGGCGCAGCTGCCACCATCAGGGTTGCGCAGAGTTCTGTGGCCTGAGCACCCTCCGAAATGGTTGCATATTTAAAATGTGGATGGAAGGGGCTGCATTAAGGATAAAAGGGAGTGTCctaagtagaagaaaaatatattatttctcagatttgtaaaaattctaaattttaccCTTACATCACAGAAGTGTGGGAATCAGATGTAAATATCGCCTGCCTTAGCATTCGTGAGTGGCAGAAGTCTCTAGAACCACATCAGACTTAACAATCCATCAGCAGCCTCTttctggtgtttttgtttgttttaagtaacattttaaaCTATTACtgtcataatttttattattaattttttggagAGGAGTGAAACATTTACTCTTCCATCTTCTTTGTAAACCGTTTGTTAGCTCCATCTGGGCTGTGAAAATTTTTGGATGTTGGGCTGATGTACTCTGCTTTGTAAGTTATTCCGGGCAGGGTTAGTAAACATGGGCGAGCGGAGGAGACACAGGTACTGTATTTATTAAGATATGAAGTTACTTTAAGAATTATTAAGCTTCCTTGAGAACTATTTTCATGTCTTCCAAATGAAGCTGTTGATCTGAATTGTGGGCCTATAGATTACTCACCCACTCTTTGCTAAGCCCTGGTGAAAAGGTGGCTACGATTGAACCGAAAGGTACGCAGACCAAGTTAAGTGCTAGGGTACTCTTAGAGGAAgggctaattaaaaaaaattcttaaaagggGATGAGGGGGCGTTTTTGTTGCATTTCTCCTTCCCGA of Equus caballus isolate H_3958 breed thoroughbred chromosome 29, TB-T2T, whole genome shotgun sequence contains these proteins:
- the FAM107B gene encoding protein FAM107B isoform X1; this translates as MCMVHFRFQPRGTFLRGATVRLAAMGSLTFHVQDNPFEDTNLKDAYLIPRSIMAEPDYIEDDNPELIRPQKLVNPVKMSRNHQDLHRELLMNQKRGLAPQNKPELQKVMEKRKRDQVIKQKEEAAQKKKSDFEIELLKRQQKLEQLELENQKLQEEQENAPEFVKVKGNLRRTGQEVAQAQES